One Actinomycetota bacterium DNA segment encodes these proteins:
- a CDS encoding indolepyruvate oxidoreductase subunit beta produces MAGKTTDRITDILIVGVGGQGILLSADILARLLVDNGYDVKQAEIHGMSQRGGSVHSMVRFGKKIESPLISRGEADYLLAYEELEALRWAPFVRPRGTVIVNTQRIAPAPVALGVAAYPDDPVGRLKSTFKKTLVVEANKLGKKAGNVRAANMAMLGALASGLPFDKKQWIETITGRVPQKTLEINLKAFELGWEVKNV; encoded by the coding sequence ATGGCCGGAAAGACAACTGATAGGATTACCGACATCCTCATCGTCGGCGTTGGCGGCCAGGGCATCCTCCTATCGGCCGATATCCTGGCCAGGCTGCTCGTGGATAATGGTTACGACGTTAAGCAAGCGGAGATCCACGGGATGAGCCAGCGGGGCGGTTCGGTTCATTCGATGGTCCGCTTCGGCAAGAAGATCGAATCTCCGCTAATCAGCCGGGGTGAGGCCGATTACCTTTTGGCTTATGAGGAACTGGAGGCGCTGCGCTGGGCGCCGTTTGTCCGCCCGCGGGGAACGGTTATCGTTAATACTCAAAGGATCGCGCCGGCTCCGGTCGCGTTGGGCGTAGCCGCTTATCCTGACGACCCGGTTGGCCGGCTTAAATCCACTTTCAAGAAGACTTTGGTTGTTGAAGCCAATAAACTGGGGAAGAAGGCCGGGAATGTCCGCGCCGCCAATATGGCTATGCTGGGAGCCCTGGCCTCCGGCCTGCCTTTCGATAAGAAACAATGGATCGAGACGATTACCGGGCGTGTTCCGCAAAAAACTCTGGAGATAAACCTAAAAGCTTTCGAACTCGGCTGGGAGGTAAAGAATGTCTGA
- a CDS encoding ACT domain-containing protein → MSDYVIKQLSVFMENKPGRLTEITEALGKDGINIRGFSVADMADYGIFRLIVADADKAKKVLDDLGFTAKESDVICVNVPDKPGGLAGILKVFSEHEISVEYMYVIADTKIAFSVENIDKAVEALTGAGMPLLSQADISAL, encoded by the coding sequence ATGTCTGATTACGTTATCAAGCAATTATCCGTCTTTATGGAGAACAAACCGGGCCGGTTAACTGAGATCACCGAAGCCTTAGGGAAGGACGGCATCAACATCCGCGGCTTTTCCGTCGCCGACATGGCTGATTATGGCATCTTCCGGCTGATTGTGGCCGACGCCGACAAGGCTAAGAAGGTCCTGGACGACCTGGGATTCACGGCCAAGGAGTCGGACGTCATCTGCGTTAATGTACCGGATAAACCGGGCGGCCTGGCCGGTATCCTTAAAGTTTTTTCTGAGCACGAGATTAGTGTAGAGTATATGTACGTAATAGCTGATACAAAGATCGCCTTCAGCGTTGAAAACATCGACAAAGCGGTCGAAGCGCTGACTGGCGCCGGTATGCCTTTGTTGTCTCAGGCTGATATTTCGGCGCTTTAA
- the iorA gene encoding indolepyruvate ferredoxin oxidoreductase subunit alpha, giving the protein MERVLMSGNEALARAAWEAGVTVASGYPGTPSTEILEELVKYDEVYAEWAPNEKVAFETGIGASIAGARVLVTMKQVGLNVAADPLFTFSYTGVNGGFVFVNADDPQLHSSQNEQDNRHYARAAKIPMLEPADSGEAKDMLIRAFEISEEFDTPVMLRTTTRISHSKSIVALGERTEVSNKPYKKRFDKYVMLPGNAMKRHVFVEERLRRLAEYNEASDLNSVIEGSSKMGIIAAGAAHTYAVEAFPGASHLKLGMTYPLPVETIKSFAATVDQLFVVEELDPFLEDQIKAMDIVSSRHRWWRPVIGKAVLPMVGELNPDIVYLGLTGAYALAKDLAKPGLAAALETSDKLAGSFSDVSMRPPVMCAGCPHRAVYYVLKRLRAIVNGDIGCYTLGALPPLSVLDTQLCMGTGATVVHGFGQADPAFKKKAVGVIGDSTFIHSGITGLINNVYNGGQNTIIILDNRITAMTGRQHHPATGRTLKGTPAHELDFEKLGKAVGVASVRVVDPYDVEETEKVIKEEMKREASSLIIARRPCLLTERFSEPPYVIDREKCKDCGACINIGCPAIARIDGLPQIDETVCVGCALCFKACKFDAISQKKEG; this is encoded by the coding sequence ATGGAACGCGTTCTCATGTCGGGAAACGAGGCGCTCGCGCGAGCAGCCTGGGAAGCGGGCGTAACGGTCGCCTCCGGATATCCGGGCACGCCTTCGACGGAGATTCTGGAAGAGCTCGTCAAATACGACGAGGTCTATGCCGAATGGGCCCCCAACGAAAAAGTAGCATTCGAGACCGGGATCGGCGCGTCCATCGCCGGCGCCCGGGTGCTCGTGACGATGAAGCAAGTCGGCCTTAACGTTGCCGCCGACCCGCTATTTACTTTCTCATATACCGGGGTTAACGGCGGATTTGTCTTTGTTAACGCCGACGACCCGCAGCTTCATAGCTCCCAGAACGAACAAGACAACCGGCATTACGCGCGGGCGGCGAAGATTCCGATGCTTGAGCCGGCCGATTCCGGCGAAGCCAAAGACATGCTGATTCGCGCCTTCGAGATTTCGGAGGAATTCGACACCCCGGTCATGCTGCGGACGACGACGCGGATCTCTCATTCCAAATCGATCGTTGCCTTAGGCGAACGAACCGAAGTTAGCAATAAACCATACAAAAAGCGGTTCGATAAATACGTCATGTTGCCGGGCAATGCGATGAAAAGACACGTTTTTGTCGAAGAACGCCTCCGGCGCCTGGCCGAATACAATGAGGCGAGTGATCTCAATTCCGTTATAGAGGGCAGTTCGAAAATGGGAATAATCGCGGCGGGCGCCGCTCACACATATGCTGTTGAGGCGTTTCCCGGGGCCAGCCACTTGAAACTGGGGATGACCTACCCGCTGCCGGTCGAGACGATCAAATCTTTTGCCGCCACCGTTGACCAATTGTTCGTTGTCGAAGAGCTCGACCCATTCCTGGAGGACCAGATCAAAGCCATGGACATCGTATCGTCGCGTCACCGCTGGTGGCGTCCGGTTATTGGCAAAGCGGTTCTGCCGATGGTCGGCGAGCTAAACCCGGATATCGTTTATCTCGGTCTAACCGGCGCCTACGCCTTGGCCAAAGATCTGGCCAAACCCGGTTTGGCCGCCGCGCTTGAGACCAGCGACAAACTGGCCGGTTCCTTCTCGGATGTTTCGATGCGGCCGCCTGTCATGTGCGCCGGCTGTCCTCATCGCGCCGTCTACTATGTTCTGAAAAGGCTCCGAGCGATTGTCAACGGCGACATTGGCTGTTACACCTTAGGCGCGCTGCCGCCCCTATCTGTTCTGGACACACAGCTTTGCATGGGTACCGGCGCCACCGTCGTACACGGTTTCGGCCAGGCCGATCCGGCGTTCAAGAAAAAGGCCGTCGGCGTCATCGGCGATTCGACCTTCATCCACTCGGGGATAACCGGGCTGATCAACAATGTCTATAACGGAGGGCAGAATACCATCATCATTCTGGATAACCGGATCACCGCGATGACCGGGCGCCAGCATCACCCGGCAACCGGCCGCACCCTTAAAGGTACGCCTGCCCACGAACTTGATTTCGAGAAGCTTGGCAAGGCCGTAGGCGTCGCGTCCGTCCGGGTCGTCGATCCTTACGATGTCGAAGAAACGGAGAAGGTAATTAAAGAAGAGATGAAAAGAGAAGCGTCTTCGTTGATTATCGCCAGGCGGCCCTGCTTGCTGACGGAACGGTTCAGCGAACCGCCCTATGTCATCGACCGAGAGAAATGCAAGGATTGCGGCGCCTGCATAAATATCGGCTGCCCCGCGATCGCCCGCATCGACGGTCTGCCGCAAATCGACGAGACCGTCTGCGTCGGCTGCGCCCTCTGCTTCAAAGCCTGCAAGTTCGACGCGATCTCACAAAAGAAGGAGGGATAG
- a CDS encoding amidohydrolase, with product MSRYLVKGVTAVTMNDEADILKDADILVDGDKIAGLGASGSLAAGGAEVIDGRGKVALPGLINAHTHSAMTLLRGYADDMPLQEWLETKIWPREAFLREGDVYDGTMLAAAEMIKGGTTCLADMYFAADEIASAVMDSGLRASVCGVVLGFLPSVDEDLEKAARFIGEWQTREDRVTGVFGPHSLYTCDENILKRIAERARELKAGVHTHLLETRTERDEILKLNNKQPFDILKDTGLLGLPLLAAHSVYLTDEETDLAAVAPYTAAHTPGSNLKLASGIAPVWDFMQHNIDMALGTDGAASNNNLDMFEETRLAALIHKIETFDATMVSAYQALHMATRGGAQAVGMADKIGRLTPGFKADIILVDTNKPHLTPQHSVVANLVYSAGAADVSDTMVDGRWLMRDRILESMNESSILKSGRETAADLIKRK from the coding sequence GTGAGCAGGTATCTAGTAAAAGGCGTAACAGCCGTCACCATGAACGACGAAGCGGATATCCTGAAAGACGCCGATATCTTGGTTGACGGAGACAAAATCGCGGGCCTGGGCGCGAGCGGTTCTTTGGCGGCAGGCGGCGCGGAGGTAATCGACGGCCGCGGCAAAGTGGCGCTGCCGGGGCTGATCAACGCTCATACGCACTCGGCCATGACGCTGCTGCGAGGATATGCCGATGATATGCCCCTGCAGGAATGGTTGGAGACCAAGATCTGGCCGCGCGAAGCGTTCTTGCGTGAGGGCGACGTTTACGACGGCACGATGCTGGCCGCGGCAGAGATGATCAAGGGCGGTACGACGTGTTTGGCCGACATGTATTTCGCGGCGGACGAAATCGCCTCAGCGGTAATGGACAGCGGCCTGAGAGCCAGCGTGTGCGGCGTCGTCCTCGGATTCTTGCCGAGCGTTGACGAAGACCTGGAGAAAGCGGCTCGTTTTATTGGCGAATGGCAAACCAGAGAGGATCGCGTTACCGGCGTCTTCGGGCCGCACTCCCTTTACACCTGCGATGAAAACATACTAAAAAGGATTGCCGAGCGGGCGCGCGAATTGAAGGCCGGGGTACACACCCACCTTCTGGAAACTCGCACGGAGCGCGACGAGATCCTCAAACTGAACAACAAACAACCCTTTGACATTCTTAAAGACACCGGGCTCTTGGGTCTCCCGCTTCTGGCGGCGCATTCGGTTTACTTAACTGACGAAGAAACGGACCTGGCCGCCGTCGCCCCTTATACGGCGGCGCATACCCCGGGCAGCAATCTCAAACTGGCCAGCGGTATCGCGCCGGTTTGGGATTTTATGCAACACAATATCGATATGGCGCTGGGCACCGACGGGGCGGCCTCCAACAACAACCTGGATATGTTCGAAGAAACCCGCCTGGCGGCGCTTATCCATAAAATCGAGACTTTCGACGCGACCATGGTTTCCGCATATCAGGCTCTACATATGGCCACGCGGGGCGGGGCGCAAGCGGTCGGTATGGCGGACAAAATCGGCCGTCTGACACCCGGTTTTAAAGCTGATATCATACTTGTCGATACCAACAAACCGCATCTGACGCCTCAGCACAGTGTCGTCGCGAATCTTGTCTATAGCGCCGGCGCGGCCGATGTTTCGGACACAATGGTCGACGGCCGCTGGCTAATGCGAGATAGAATACTTGAATCGATGAACGAATCCTCGATTCTAAAGAGCGGCCGGGAAACCGCGGCCGACCTTATCAAACGTAAATAA
- a CDS encoding ABC transporter substrate-binding protein, which translates to MSRKVVRLLALFALAGLVLAGCTTTTEKPPTETKKEPYKIGAILSVTGANAPLGEAEKKALTLEVDNINKSGGVDGHQLEMVLEDDESDTAKAVAAVNKLIQVDKVIAIIGGTGTGTSMGIKPILTSKKVPFLSVAAGNIITDTDNKWTFRAPAKNAIAAEAALAYIEKTLKVKKIAVLYDSNPFGQDGIDTITKVAPKKGMTVVAQEKYETTAADVTAQLTNIKAANPEVVVVWGTNPIPAKAAQTMKQLGMTQPFIGSHGIANAKFIELAGDAGNGVVFPAGKITIPSSITNAAQKKAVDKFIKDYKAKYNNEAPNTFAGHAYDALYILTGALKKSGADKTKLRNEIEKTKGFAGPDGIYTYSTTNHDGLKITDLVMIKIENGKWTQAK; encoded by the coding sequence ATGAGCAGAAAGGTTGTACGCCTGCTGGCGCTGTTCGCGCTGGCGGGGCTGGTCCTGGCCGGTTGCACGACGACCACGGAAAAGCCGCCAACGGAAACAAAGAAAGAGCCGTACAAGATCGGCGCCATCCTCTCAGTGACAGGCGCGAACGCGCCTTTGGGCGAGGCTGAGAAGAAAGCGTTGACCTTGGAGGTAGACAACATCAACAAGAGCGGCGGCGTAGACGGCCACCAGCTCGAAATGGTGCTGGAGGACGACGAGTCCGATACGGCCAAAGCGGTCGCGGCCGTTAACAAGCTGATTCAGGTGGATAAGGTCATTGCCATTATCGGCGGGACGGGAACCGGAACATCGATGGGGATCAAGCCGATCCTGACATCCAAGAAGGTTCCGTTTCTCTCTGTAGCGGCCGGAAACATCATCACCGACACGGACAACAAATGGACGTTCCGCGCGCCGGCCAAGAACGCTATAGCGGCCGAAGCGGCGCTGGCTTACATTGAGAAGACCTTGAAGGTAAAGAAGATCGCCGTTCTTTACGACTCCAATCCGTTCGGCCAGGACGGCATCGACACGATTACCAAGGTTGCGCCTAAGAAGGGCATGACAGTCGTCGCCCAGGAGAAATATGAGACGACGGCGGCAGATGTCACGGCGCAGTTAACCAACATCAAGGCCGCGAATCCTGAAGTCGTTGTCGTTTGGGGCACCAACCCGATACCGGCTAAAGCGGCGCAGACGATGAAACAGCTTGGCATGACGCAGCCGTTTATCGGCAGCCACGGCATCGCCAACGCCAAGTTCATCGAGCTGGCAGGCGACGCCGGCAACGGCGTTGTTTTCCCGGCCGGCAAGATCACGATCCCGTCTTCGATCACGAATGCCGCGCAGAAAAAGGCCGTGGACAAGTTCATCAAGGACTACAAGGCCAAGTACAACAACGAAGCGCCGAATACGTTCGCGGGTCACGCTTATGACGCGCTATATATTTTGACCGGCGCGTTGAAGAAATCGGGAGCGGATAAAACCAAGCTCCGCAATGAAATCGAGAAGACCAAGGGATTCGCGGGTCCGGATGGAATCTATACCTATTCGACCACGAATCACGACGGTTTGAAGATCACCGATCTTGTTATGATCAAGATTGAAAACGGGAAGTGGACACAAGCCAAATAA
- a CDS encoding ABC transporter ATP-binding protein — protein MSLLKVEGLSKAFGGVTAVQDLTFSVSAGQIKSVIGPNGAGKTTVFNLISGVLKSDAGHVEFKDRELGILKPHKRARLGLSRTFQNTLLFDEMTVEENAMVASEARTRLSVWTYMLRLPAVWRTERDRRETARQALKIVGLVEKSREEAGNLPAGERRLLEIARALAATPELIMLDEPAAGLNNAETDLLKSAIRKIRDQGITILLVEHDMGLVMDVSDEIVVLDQGEKIAEGPPFLIQEDERVIEAYLGSADDA, from the coding sequence ATGAGCCTGCTTAAAGTCGAGGGCTTATCTAAGGCATTTGGCGGCGTCACGGCGGTTCAAGACCTGACTTTTTCGGTGTCGGCGGGTCAGATTAAATCCGTTATCGGACCGAACGGTGCGGGTAAGACAACGGTCTTCAACCTCATAAGCGGTGTTTTGAAGTCGGACGCAGGCCATGTTGAATTCAAAGACCGGGAATTGGGGATACTGAAGCCTCATAAGCGGGCGCGCCTCGGTTTGTCGCGCACATTCCAGAATACACTCCTGTTTGACGAAATGACCGTGGAAGAGAACGCCATGGTCGCCAGTGAAGCTCGTACCCGTCTATCGGTTTGGACGTATATGTTGCGGTTGCCCGCCGTTTGGCGTACGGAAAGGGACAGGCGGGAAACGGCGCGCCAAGCGTTGAAAATAGTCGGCCTGGTCGAGAAATCGAGAGAAGAGGCTGGAAATCTGCCGGCCGGTGAAAGGCGCCTTTTGGAGATAGCGCGGGCTCTGGCGGCTACCCCGGAACTAATCATGCTGGACGAACCGGCCGCCGGACTGAATAATGCCGAGACGGACCTCCTGAAAAGCGCTATCCGGAAGATAAGGGACCAGGGCATAACCATATTGCTAGTTGAGCACGATATGGGTCTGGTTATGGACGTATCCGACGAGATTGTTGTGCTGGACCAGGGCGAGAAGATTGCCGAGGGGCCGCCCTTTCTCATCCAAGAGGACGAAAGGGTAATCGAAGCTTACTTAGGGAGCGCCGACGATGCTTAA
- a CDS encoding branched-chain amino acid ABC transporter permease, with amino-acid sequence MKLNRNSLMLMGGLAALFLLLAVLPLFLDDFLLTICIFIGINVIIVFGLSLLLGYAGQISLGHAGLYGLGAYTSAILSTKLHLNPFLTIIAGAILAGLAAYIIGLPALRLRGHYLAMATLGAGIIIQIFLVELIGLTGGPAGISMIPPFNAGKFVFDTNTSFYYLVLAAVLLSLILSLNLVRSQKGRALRAMHQNEIAAASIGINIERQKMIIFTLSGVFAGLAGGLYAHYVTYISPDTFGIALSISLVIMVVIGGSENLLAAALGAVLVTAISEYFRQYQDWSLFFFGATLVLVMIFAPRGLFVELVMLGKRLTRNLVKRDEPA; translated from the coding sequence ATGAAGCTCAATCGGAATAGTCTCATGCTGATGGGGGGACTGGCGGCCCTTTTTCTTCTTTTAGCCGTGCTGCCGTTGTTCCTCGACGATTTTCTCTTAACCATCTGTATCTTCATCGGCATAAACGTCATCATAGTGTTCGGCTTGTCGCTTCTCTTGGGCTATGCCGGACAAATCTCGCTCGGCCACGCCGGTCTTTACGGGTTGGGCGCTTATACCAGCGCGATCCTGTCGACGAAACTGCATCTTAATCCGTTCCTGACCATAATTGCCGGGGCAATCTTAGCTGGCCTGGCCGCCTATATAATCGGCTTGCCGGCCCTCAGGTTGCGAGGCCACTATCTGGCCATGGCGACATTGGGCGCCGGCATAATCATTCAGATATTTCTTGTCGAACTCATCGGACTTACGGGCGGCCCGGCGGGGATTTCCATGATTCCGCCCTTCAACGCCGGCAAATTCGTGTTTGACACAAATACATCATTCTACTATCTAGTCCTGGCGGCGGTTCTCCTGTCTCTGATCCTGTCGCTGAATCTTGTCCGGTCGCAGAAAGGCCGGGCGCTAAGGGCTATGCATCAGAACGAGATCGCGGCCGCATCAATCGGCATTAACATTGAACGTCAGAAAATGATCATATTCACCCTCAGCGGTGTTTTCGCCGGCCTGGCCGGCGGTCTGTACGCCCATTACGTAACCTATATCAGCCCGGACACGTTCGGTATCGCTTTATCGATCAGCCTGGTCATCATGGTTGTTATCGGCGGCAGTGAAAACCTGCTGGCGGCGGCGCTGGGAGCGGTTCTGGTGACCGCGATTTCGGAATATTTCCGGCAATATCAGGACTGGAGCCTGTTCTTCTTCGGCGCGACTTTGGTTTTGGTGATGATCTTCGCGCCGCGCGGATTGTTTGTCGAGCTCGTGATGTTGGGCAAGAGGCTGACTCGAAATCTGGTGAAGCGCGATGAGCCTGCTTAA
- a CDS encoding branched-chain amino acid ABC transporter permease — translation MASKLLQFVITGLANGAIYALIALGFTLIYNARQIINFAQGEFVVIGGLAAYMFYATLHLPLPLAVILAVLSVTLLGIAFERLVVFPLRNAAAMSLIIATIGMSILLRTLAMLIWGKEALSLPHFFGDKPYVFLGTTILPQQLFIIGLTVLIVTAMQLFFRFTVTGKAMLASSMNSSAARLMGINSSRMVMYSFAFSAALGAVAGVAIAPLVMMSFNSGAGLGIKGFSAAILGGLANPLGSVLGGFALGLIESLGAGLISSAFKEAIALIVLLAVLLIKPSGVFGKVGMRR, via the coding sequence CTGGCAAGTAAACTGCTTCAGTTTGTCATCACGGGGCTTGCCAACGGAGCCATATATGCCCTGATCGCTTTGGGCTTTACGTTGATTTATAACGCCCGGCAGATCATCAACTTCGCCCAGGGCGAGTTTGTGGTCATCGGCGGTCTGGCTGCATACATGTTTTACGCTACGCTGCATCTGCCGCTGCCGTTGGCCGTGATACTGGCGGTTCTGTCGGTAACGCTTCTCGGAATCGCGTTCGAGCGGTTGGTTGTGTTCCCTTTGAGGAACGCCGCGGCTATGTCGTTGATCATCGCGACCATCGGCATGTCCATACTGCTTAGAACGTTGGCTATGTTGATTTGGGGCAAGGAGGCTCTCTCCTTGCCCCATTTCTTCGGGGACAAACCTTATGTCTTCCTGGGCACGACGATCCTGCCTCAACAGTTGTTCATTATCGGACTTACCGTTCTCATCGTAACGGCCATGCAACTATTCTTCCGGTTTACGGTTACCGGAAAGGCCATGCTGGCCAGCTCCATGAACTCCTCGGCCGCGCGGCTGATGGGCATTAACAGCTCCCGGATGGTCATGTATTCCTTTGCTTTCTCGGCCGCCTTGGGCGCGGTCGCCGGCGTGGCCATCGCGCCGCTCGTTATGATGAGCTTCAACTCCGGCGCGGGCTTAGGGATCAAAGGATTCAGCGCCGCCATTCTGGGAGGCTTGGCCAATCCGCTTGGTTCGGTCCTCGGCGGATTCGCCCTTGGTTTAATCGAATCACTAGGCGCGGGCTTGATTTCCTCGGCTTTCAAGGAGGCCATTGCGCTCATCGTCCTCCTGGCCGTGTTGCTTATCAAACCCAGCGGCGTCTTTGGGAAAGTGGGCATGAGGCGATAA
- a CDS encoding phenylacetate--CoA ligase, producing MGRIWNPEYEQMPREKLRELQLQRLQWVVKWAYERVPAYQQKFDAAGLKPKDIRSLTDLAKVPFTSKDELKEDYPYGFFALPMSKIVRIHSTSGTTGTPVVVGYSRGDLNTWSELVARLITAAGVTEDDLAQVSFGYGMFTGGFGLHYGLERVGAAVLPASTGNTERHVQIMRDFGTTLLIGTPTYALHLAEVAAGMNIDIRELPLRVGMFGSEPWSEGMRQEIQQRMGILATDNYGLTEVMGPGVAGECEHQNGLHFNEDHFIPEIINPETGQPAAAGKKGELVITTLTKEGFPMIRYRTRDLTYLIDEPCACGRTLIKMARVLGRTDDMLIIKGVNVFPSQIEQVLTEIEGVEPQYQIILKKKGVLDDIEVNVEVREDVFPDAMRKLVEFEREIESRLQTALGIFVKVKLVEPKSIERTGGKAQRIVDRRD from the coding sequence ATGGGTAGAATCTGGAATCCCGAATATGAACAGATGCCGCGGGAGAAACTTAGGGAGCTGCAGTTGCAGCGCCTGCAATGGGTCGTTAAATGGGCTTACGAAAGGGTACCCGCTTATCAGCAGAAATTCGACGCCGCCGGCCTGAAACCGAAAGACATCCGGTCGCTTACCGACCTGGCCAAAGTGCCGTTTACATCGAAAGACGAACTCAAAGAAGACTATCCGTACGGTTTCTTCGCGCTTCCGATGAGCAAGATCGTCCGTATTCATTCAACTTCGGGTACGACCGGGACGCCTGTCGTCGTCGGTTACTCGCGAGGCGACCTTAATACCTGGTCGGAGCTGGTGGCTCGCCTCATTACGGCCGCCGGTGTTACCGAGGACGATTTGGCCCAAGTCTCCTTCGGTTACGGCATGTTTACCGGAGGTTTCGGATTGCATTACGGGCTGGAACGCGTCGGCGCGGCTGTTCTGCCGGCGTCCACCGGCAACACAGAACGGCATGTTCAGATCATGCGCGATTTCGGCACGACGTTGTTGATCGGCACGCCGACGTACGCGCTTCATCTGGCTGAGGTCGCCGCGGGAATGAATATCGACATCCGGGAACTTCCTTTGAGAGTCGGGATGTTTGGCTCCGAGCCCTGGAGTGAAGGTATGCGTCAGGAAATCCAGCAGCGTATGGGTATCCTGGCAACTGACAACTACGGGCTGACCGAGGTAATGGGGCCGGGTGTGGCCGGCGAGTGCGAGCACCAGAACGGCTTGCACTTCAACGAGGACCATTTCATCCCGGAAATAATCAATCCCGAAACCGGACAACCGGCCGCGGCGGGAAAGAAAGGCGAGCTGGTCATAACCACCTTGACCAAAGAGGGATTTCCAATGATCAGGTACCGAACGCGGGATTTGACTTACCTCATCGACGAGCCTTGCGCCTGCGGCCGGACGCTTATTAAGATGGCCAGGGTTCTCGGCCGGACCGATGACATGCTTATAATCAAGGGCGTCAACGTCTTTCCGTCGCAGATCGAACAGGTCTTAACGGAAATCGAGGGCGTTGAGCCTCAGTATCAGATAATCCTTAAAAAGAAGGGCGTCTTGGATGACATTGAGGTTAATGTGGAAGTCCGCGAGGATGTTTTTCCCGACGCCATGCGGAAACTTGTTGAATTCGAAAGGGAAATCGAGAGCCGTCTGCAGACGGCTCTGGGTATATTCGTTAAAGTCAAACTGGTCGAGCCGAAGTCCATCGAGCGGACCGGAGGCAAAGCCCAACGGATAGTGGACAGGAGGGACTGA
- a CDS encoding ABC transporter ATP-binding protein, with the protein MLKIERLVAGYGHVVALKGVDLEVKQGEIVTVIGANGSGKSTLLKTVSGQLKPQRGKVEFEGVNITGRPAEKVVTAGLSLVPEGRQLFPDMSVRENLEMGGYVFLKRRRRAAFDEQLAFVLDLFPVLAERTNQPASTLSGGEQQMLAVGRALMSRPRLLMLDEPSMGLAPKVIKSIFSALDRLNKEGLTILLVEQDANIALNIADRGYVFQTGQCVMDDTGQNLLNDPAVKEIYFGKKI; encoded by the coding sequence ATGCTTAAAATCGAACGGCTGGTTGCCGGTTACGGCCATGTCGTAGCTTTAAAAGGCGTCGACCTTGAGGTCAAACAAGGCGAAATCGTCACGGTTATAGGGGCCAACGGTTCCGGTAAGAGCACGCTTCTGAAAACCGTTTCCGGCCAGCTAAAACCGCAAAGAGGGAAAGTGGAATTCGAGGGTGTGAACATCACGGGCCGGCCGGCCGAGAAGGTCGTCACAGCGGGTTTAAGCCTTGTTCCCGAAGGCAGGCAGCTGTTCCCTGATATGTCTGTTCGCGAGAACCTGGAGATGGGCGGCTATGTCTTTTTGAAACGCCGCCGCCGCGCCGCCTTTGACGAGCAGCTGGCTTTCGTTCTCGACCTATTCCCCGTTTTGGCGGAAAGGACAAACCAGCCGGCCTCGACGTTAAGCGGCGGGGAGCAGCAAATGTTGGCCGTAGGCCGGGCTTTGATGAGCCGGCCGCGTCTGTTGATGCTGGACGAGCCGTCGATGGGACTGGCGCCGAAAGTCATTAAATCGATTTTTAGCGCTCTGGACAGGCTCAATAAAGAAGGGTTGACTATATTGCTCGTTGAGCAGGATGCTAATATAGCGCTTAATATCGCCGACCGCGGTTATGTATTCCAGACAGGTCAATGTGTCATGGACGATACGGGACAGAATCTTCTGAACGATCCGGCGGTCAAGGAAATCTACTTTGGGAAGAAGATATAG